From Arcobacter sp. CECT 8986, a single genomic window includes:
- a CDS encoding redoxin domain-containing protein, producing MKSKFKKLVKEILKLSIILIITMNIISYFKSTQLNKENLAINEFKLLENSKYTIKDNKPLVIHFWATWCPICKIEAFNIQKLSKDYNVITIAAQSGTNEDIKKYMKENNVDFKVVNDKDGYYSKKFNIEVFPTTLIYNDKKVLKFSEVGYTSTLGLYLRVWYSKLF from the coding sequence ATGAAAAGTAAATTCAAAAAGTTAGTAAAAGAGATTTTAAAATTATCAATTATTTTAATAATAACAATGAATATTATCAGTTATTTTAAATCAACACAACTAAATAAAGAAAACCTAGCTATAAATGAGTTTAAACTGCTTGAAAACTCAAAATATACAATAAAAGACAATAAACCATTAGTTATACACTTTTGGGCTACATGGTGTCCTATTTGCAAAATAGAAGCATTTAATATTCAAAAACTTTCAAAAGATTATAATGTAATAACAATAGCAGCACAATCAGGAACAAATGAAGATATAAAAAAGTATATGAAAGAGAATAATGTTGATTTTAAAGTAGTAAATGATAAAGATGGGTATTATTCAAAAAAATTTAATATTGAAGTATTTCCTACAACTTTAATTTATAATGATAAAAAAGTTCTAAAATTTAGTGAAGTAGGATACACTTCAACTTTGGGACTATATTTAAGAGTTTGGTATAGTAAGCTATTTTGA
- a CDS encoding KdsC family phosphatase, with translation MIELIVLDVDGTLTDGKITYTNSLDELKSFDVSDGLAIATWTKVMGKKAAIITGRTSKIVEKRADDLSITHLYQKVHNKDEVLQQILDKEGLSWNQVAAIGDDLNDYKMLKKAQLSFTPANGTHYLKDFVDVICQKSGGNGAVREMIEYIVKEDNLEEEFLKAWL, from the coding sequence ATGATTGAACTTATTGTTTTAGATGTTGATGGTACATTAACAGATGGAAAAATAACTTATACAAATAGTTTAGATGAACTTAAATCTTTTGATGTTTCAGATGGTTTAGCAATTGCAACATGGACAAAAGTTATGGGGAAAAAAGCTGCAATTATTACAGGTAGAACATCTAAAATAGTTGAGAAAAGAGCTGATGATTTAAGTATTACTCATTTGTATCAAAAAGTTCATAATAAAGATGAAGTTTTACAACAAATTCTTGATAAAGAGGGTCTTTCTTGGAATCAAGTTGCTGCTATTGGGGATGATTTAAATGATTATAAAATGCTAAAAAAAGCACAACTTTCATTTACTCCTGCAAATGGAACACATTATTTAAAAGATTTTGTTGATGTGATTTGTCAAAAAAGTGGTGGAAATGGTGCAGTAAGAGAGATGATAGAATATATTGTAAAAGAAGATAATTTAGAAGAGGAGTTTTTAAAAGCATGGTTATAA
- the hisB gene encoding imidazoleglycerol-phosphate dehydratase HisB codes for MVELSRKTKETDIKCKLDINGSGVSKIDTGIGFFDHMLEALSKHSGIDIELSCKGDLHIDFHHSVEDCGIVLGKALKEAIFPIQAVERYGNATVVMDEAAVTCALDLSNRPFLVYTIDIKDKVGQFDVELAEEFFNAFVMNAGLTCHIVYERGKNKHHILEAAFKSVAVALRRAMVKNEKLGIPSTKGVL; via the coding sequence ATGGTTGAGTTAAGTAGAAAAACAAAAGAGACTGATATCAAATGTAAACTTGACATAAATGGTTCAGGTGTTAGTAAAATTGATACAGGAATTGGTTTTTTTGACCATATGCTTGAAGCATTATCAAAACACAGTGGAATTGATATAGAGTTATCTTGTAAAGGTGATTTACATATTGATTTTCACCATAGTGTAGAAGATTGTGGAATTGTTTTAGGTAAAGCTTTAAAAGAGGCAATTTTCCCTATTCAAGCTGTTGAAAGATATGGTAATGCAACTGTTGTTATGGATGAAGCTGCAGTTACATGTGCACTTGATTTGAGTAATAGACCTTTTTTAGTTTATACAATTGATATAAAAGATAAAGTAGGGCAGTTTGATGTTGAACTAGCAGAAGAGTTTTTCAACGCTTTTGTTATGAATGCAGGACTTACTTGTCATATTGTATATGAAAGAGGTAAAAATAAACACCATATTTTAGAAGCTGCATTTAAATCAGTTGCAGTTGCACTAAGAAGAGCAATGGTAAAAAATGAAAAATTAGGAATACCAAGTACTAAAGGTGTTTTATGA
- a CDS encoding N-acetyltransferase: protein MEIKFFKPTVAHIKDMQALVKPEVDSGKILLRTEDEMANTIRSYIVVSVDGKMAGFTALHIHSSRLAEVRSLIISKEFRGLKLGKKLVEACIEEGKKYELAQILSLTYEQGFFESIGFRKIEKEDIPEHKIWADCIRCKLFPICEEIAMVYDL from the coding sequence TTGGAAATCAAATTTTTTAAACCAACTGTTGCACACATAAAAGATATGCAAGCATTGGTTAAACCAGAGGTTGATAGTGGTAAAATCTTACTTAGAACAGAAGATGAGATGGCAAATACTATAAGGTCATATATTGTTGTAAGTGTAGATGGTAAAATGGCCGGTTTTACAGCACTACATATTCACTCTTCAAGATTAGCTGAAGTTAGAAGTTTGATAATTTCTAAAGAGTTTAGAGGTTTAAAACTTGGTAAAAAACTAGTTGAAGCTTGTATAGAAGAGGGTAAAAAGTATGAATTAGCACAAATTTTATCTTTGACTTATGAACAAGGTTTCTTTGAAAGTATTGGTTTTAGAAAAATAGAAAAAGAAGATATTCCAGAACACAAAATATGGGCAGATTGCATTAGATGTAAATTATTTCCTATTTGTGAAGAGATTGCTATGGTTTATGATTTATAA
- the lptA gene encoding lipopolysaccharide transport periplasmic protein LptA — protein sequence MRNLFILLFFTTSILMANSNKLIIDAKNFQGNDGKGVSIFTGDVKLRKQQDKLDSDRLEVYMSKKTANQKRVPLRYVAIGNVSFTIISQNNKQYEGKGNKVIYYPQEARYVIIGNGFIKEKVDDRKVYGDKIFINQKTGEAKVNGTENKPVRFIINLDDNKKDNGANK from the coding sequence ATGAGAAATTTATTTATATTACTGTTTTTTACAACATCTATATTAATGGCAAATTCAAACAAGTTAATAATTGATGCAAAAAATTTTCAAGGTAATGATGGTAAAGGTGTATCAATTTTTACAGGTGATGTTAAGTTAAGAAAGCAACAAGATAAATTAGATTCTGATAGACTAGAAGTTTATATGTCTAAAAAAACTGCAAATCAAAAAAGAGTACCTTTAAGATATGTTGCGATAGGAAATGTTTCTTTTACTATTATTTCTCAAAACAATAAACAATATGAAGGTAAAGGTAATAAAGTTATATATTACCCTCAAGAAGCTAGATATGTAATCATTGGTAATGGATTTATTAAAGAAAAAGTTGACGATAGAAAAGTTTATGGAGATAAAATTTTTATTAATCAAAAAACAGGTGAAGCAAAAGTAAATGGTACAGAGAATAAACCAGTAAGATTTATTATTAATTTAGATGATAATAAAAAAGATAATGGAGCAAATAAATAA
- the yihA gene encoding ribosome biogenesis GTP-binding protein YihA/YsxC, whose amino-acid sequence MKIVDASFLTSAQSISDSPSPDKAEVAFLGRSNVGKSSLLNTLTKRKGLAKSSSTPGKTQLINYFDIKFKTENEELPYLYARFVDLPGFGYAKVSKGLKKDWNRNLTGYLEERPCLQIFVHLIDARHPNLDIDTNVDEFLNTIKRGDQIIINAFTKTDKLKQSDLAKLKRAYPDGIFISNLKKRGMIDLQNAITEHLFGNQIF is encoded by the coding sequence ATGAAAATTGTTGATGCTTCATTTTTGACGTCAGCTCAAAGTATTTCTGATTCTCCAAGTCCAGATAAAGCTGAAGTTGCTTTTCTTGGAAGAAGTAACGTTGGTAAATCTTCATTGTTAAATACTTTGACAAAAAGAAAAGGTTTAGCAAAGTCATCTTCTACTCCAGGTAAAACACAGTTAATTAACTATTTTGATATTAAGTTTAAGACTGAAAATGAAGAGTTACCTTATCTTTATGCAAGATTTGTGGATTTACCTGGTTTTGGATATGCAAAAGTTTCAAAAGGTTTAAAAAAAGATTGGAATAGAAATTTAACAGGATATTTAGAAGAGAGACCTTGTCTTCAAATATTTGTACATTTAATAGATGCTAGACATCCAAATTTGGATATTGATACAAATGTTGATGAATTTTTAAATACAATTAAAAGAGGCGATCAAATTATTATAAACGCTTTTACAAAAACTGATAAATTAAAACAGAGTGATTTAGCGAAGTTAAAAAGAGCTTACCCTGATGGTATTTTTATCTCTAATTTGAAAAAACGAGGAATGATTGATCTTCAAAATGCAATTACGGAGCACTTATTTGGAAATCAAATTTTTTAA
- a CDS encoding septal ring lytic transglycosylase RlpA family protein has translation MKLLSKNSIINLSIKSSLVVASTFLFTGCFSSYSNGGYYGGSSSKDYSGYEKIPHQQMKNSKAMHRATMRPYQIDGKWYYPTVAKVSDTQSGIASWYGPNFHARRTSNGEIYDMYAMTAAHKTLPMNTMVRVDNLENQRSVVVRINDRGPFVTGRIIDLSNKAARAIDMVKKGTAKVKLTVLGFHGKIAKSETEKKEVMSVGKYYVQVGAFRRYEGAKITQRKFENIISKNYQVIIKEGYFEDKPINRVWVSGFRSEEEATDFKKRLGINGAMIIAH, from the coding sequence ATAAAATTGTTATCAAAAAATAGTATAATCAATCTTTCAATTAAAAGTAGTTTAGTAGTTGCATCTACTTTTTTGTTTACTGGATGTTTTTCGTCATATTCAAATGGCGGATATTATGGTGGAAGTTCATCTAAAGATTATTCTGGATATGAAAAAATACCACACCAACAAATGAAAAACTCTAAGGCAATGCATAGAGCAACTATGAGACCTTATCAAATTGATGGAAAATGGTACTATCCAACAGTTGCAAAAGTTAGTGATACTCAAAGTGGTATTGCTTCTTGGTATGGGCCAAACTTCCATGCAAGAAGAACATCAAATGGTGAAATTTATGATATGTATGCAATGACAGCAGCACACAAAACTTTACCTATGAATACAATGGTAAGAGTTGATAACCTTGAAAATCAACGTTCTGTTGTAGTAAGAATTAATGATAGAGGACCATTTGTAACTGGAAGAATTATTGACTTATCAAATAAAGCAGCAAGAGCAATAGATATGGTAAAAAAAGGAACAGCAAAAGTAAAACTTACTGTTCTTGGTTTTCATGGTAAAATTGCAAAATCAGAAACAGAGAAAAAAGAAGTTATGTCTGTTGGAAAATATTATGTTCAAGTTGGTGCATTTAGAAGATATGAAGGTGCAAAAATCACTCAAAGAAAATTTGAAAATATTATAAGTAAAAATTACCAAGTTATAATCAAAGAGGGGTATTTTGAAGATAAACCTATAAATAGAGTTTGGGTAAGTGGATTTAGAAGTGAAGAAGAAGCAACAGACTTTAAAAAACGATTAGGAATTAATGGTGCAATGATTATTGCACACTAA